A window of Leptotrichia wadei contains these coding sequences:
- the murC gene encoding UDP-N-acetylmuramate--L-alanine ligase yields MLSKVNNVYFSGINGIGMSGLAKILAADGFNVAGSDLERKAVTKDMEDLGIKVYIGQVEENVKDKGIDLFVYSTAIKETNPEYKYIVDNNIKKVKRGQLLAEIMNRFDGIAVAGTHGKTTTSSMMSVALLEKEPFIVVGGIIPEIQSNSKIGNSEYFIAEADESDNSFLYIKPKYSVVTNVEADHLDHHGTFENIKKSFEQFIDSTERIAILCKDTVGKVGLNLKNKNIVWYSIKDKTADIYAKNIRVENGITSFEAVKKGENLGTFSLSIPGEHNVANSLPVIYFAHEFNCNMKKVKERILKFKGAKRRYQVIYDNNLRIIDDYAHHPTEVKVTINAAHKTEKGKVTVIFQPHRYSRTKFFFDDFVTSLKEADDLVLLPIYAASEDNTYGVSSELLAEKIGGNVRVQTQEEIEDIIKNDRNSGNTYVFMGAGSVSRVAHAIADDLKKMEK; encoded by the coding sequence ATGCTATCAAAAGTAAATAATGTATATTTCAGCGGAATAAATGGAATTGGGATGAGTGGACTTGCAAAAATTTTAGCAGCAGATGGATTTAATGTGGCAGGTTCAGATTTAGAAAGAAAAGCTGTAACAAAAGATATGGAAGATCTGGGAATAAAGGTTTATATTGGACAAGTTGAAGAAAATGTGAAAGATAAGGGAATAGATTTGTTTGTATATTCAACAGCAATTAAAGAAACAAATCCGGAATACAAATATATTGTTGATAATAATATCAAAAAAGTAAAAAGAGGGCAGCTACTTGCAGAAATAATGAATAGATTTGATGGAATCGCTGTTGCAGGAACTCATGGAAAAACTACTACAAGTTCAATGATGAGTGTAGCACTTTTAGAAAAGGAGCCATTTATCGTAGTTGGAGGAATAATTCCTGAAATTCAAAGTAACAGTAAAATTGGAAATTCAGAATATTTTATTGCTGAAGCTGATGAAAGTGACAATTCATTTTTGTATATAAAACCCAAATATTCTGTTGTAACAAATGTGGAAGCTGATCATTTGGATCATCACGGAACATTTGAAAATATAAAAAAATCATTTGAACAATTTATTGACAGTACAGAAAGAATCGCGATTCTTTGTAAAGATACTGTTGGAAAAGTTGGGCTTAATTTAAAAAATAAAAATATAGTATGGTATAGCATAAAGGACAAGACAGCTGATATTTATGCTAAAAATATAAGAGTGGAAAATGGAATAACAAGTTTTGAAGCTGTAAAAAAAGGTGAAAATTTGGGAACATTTAGCTTGAGTATTCCTGGAGAGCATAATGTTGCAAATTCACTTCCAGTAATTTATTTTGCCCATGAATTTAATTGTAATATGAAAAAAGTAAAGGAAAGAATTTTGAAATTTAAAGGGGCAAAGAGAAGATATCAAGTTATTTATGATAATAATTTAAGAATAATTGATGATTATGCACATCACCCAACAGAAGTAAAAGTTACAATAAATGCGGCACATAAAACTGAAAAAGGGAAAGTAACTGTAATTTTCCAGCCACATCGATACAGCCGTACAAAATTCTTTTTTGATGATTTTGTAACTTCATTAAAGGAAGCTGACGATTTAGTTTTACTTCCAATATACGCAGCAAGTGAAGACAATACCTATGGTGTATCTTCAGAACTTCTTGCTGAAAAAATTGGTGGAAATGTGAGAGTGCAAACTCAGGAAGAAATAGAAGATATTATAAAAAATGATAGAAATAGTGGAAATACTTATGTATTTATGGGAGCTGGAAGTGTATCAAGAGTAGCTCATGCAATTGCAGATGACTTAAAAAAGATGGAAAAATAA
- the murG gene encoding undecaprenyldiphospho-muramoylpentapeptide beta-N-acetylglucosaminyltransferase, which produces MEKVVFTTGGTGGHIYPALSIAKKVRERGIDTLFIGTKHRMEKDIVPKENFRFIGLDVLPLRSIKSVFKMMAATIGTIKLLKKEKPTKIIAFGNYITIPVLVAANILRIPYYLQEQNHTMGQANKWFYKGAKKVFVAFENTLESVKGKYKSKFVVTGNPLREEFYGKNKAEERRKLNIKDDEKVILVIGGSLGAKNINEAILKKWKTILEDGKIRLFWATGKDNYEASTYRIRDFGTAVVEPYFENVPELMAASDIVICRAGASTISELIQLEKPSILIPYDFVGQKENADVLEYANGAKIFTNETAEEAIDEALSIVCQASMLEFMSENVKTLKKGNSAEIIVNEMGL; this is translated from the coding sequence ATGGAAAAAGTAGTATTTACTACAGGTGGAACAGGTGGACACATTTATCCTGCCCTATCAATTGCAAAAAAAGTTAGAGAAAGGGGAATAGATACTTTATTTATTGGTACAAAGCATAGAATGGAAAAGGATATTGTTCCAAAGGAAAATTTTAGATTTATAGGACTTGATGTATTGCCGTTAAGAAGTATAAAATCTGTATTTAAAATGATGGCAGCAACTATAGGCACAATAAAGCTACTAAAAAAGGAAAAACCTACAAAAATAATAGCATTTGGAAATTATATAACAATACCGGTATTAGTAGCAGCTAATATATTGCGAATACCATATTATCTTCAAGAGCAAAATCACACAATGGGTCAGGCAAACAAATGGTTTTACAAAGGTGCAAAAAAAGTATTTGTTGCTTTTGAGAATACACTTGAAAGTGTTAAGGGGAAATACAAGAGTAAATTTGTAGTAACTGGAAATCCATTGCGGGAAGAATTTTATGGAAAAAATAAAGCTGAGGAAAGAAGAAAACTAAATATAAAGGATGATGAAAAAGTAATTCTTGTAATTGGTGGGAGTTTGGGAGCCAAAAATATAAATGAAGCTATTTTAAAAAAATGGAAAACGATATTGGAAGATGGGAAAATAAGACTATTTTGGGCAACTGGGAAGGATAATTACGAGGCTTCAACTTATAGAATAAGAGATTTTGGTACAGCGGTAGTTGAACCGTATTTTGAAAATGTTCCAGAATTGATGGCGGCTTCTGATATTGTAATTTGTCGTGCTGGAGCTTCGACTATTTCTGAGCTTATTCAGCTAGAAAAGCCATCAATATTGATTCCTTATGACTTTGTCGGACAAAAGGAAAATGCAGATGTATTGGAATATGCAAATGGTGCAAAAATATTTACAAACGAAACTGCAGAAGAAGCGATTGATGAAGCATTATCAATAGTGTGTCAGGCATCAATGCTTGAATTTATGAGTGAAAATGTAAAAACCTTGAAAAAGGGAAATTCAGCAGAGATAATAGTAAATGAAATGGGACTTTAA
- a CDS encoding FtsW/RodA/SpoVE family cell cycle protein, which produces MNRKKILGTGFVIVILILSSLSIITMASLSAPRAQNEYGVSYYFLLRQIIWLTVGWLGFLFTANFNYKKYREITKYLYVAGAFSLVMVLVIGKTVNGAKRWVDLGMGVVIQPSEFVKLILIIVLSTLVYNLKIQNKISKYPWLSSIVIMGTTGIYMFLIFFEKSFSNTVQIAIIGMTYLFVSELKFSIIALYTALGGILGWFGIMKVGYRASRIAAHASKDVGFQTTQSLIAIANGKIFGKFYGNGFQKYGFLPEIHTDYIFAGYAEENGFLGVVFLLGLYAALLIIIGITLKKIKDLYAKYLLAGIFITIATQVIGNVAVASKIMPSTGIPLPMMSYGGSTMIGMMMILGVVYNIIRTLYKQEMGSQLDELNEIDYMM; this is translated from the coding sequence TTGAATAGAAAAAAAATATTAGGAACAGGATTTGTAATAGTAATTTTAATACTTTCATCATTGAGTATCATAACCATGGCGAGCCTTAGTGCTCCAAGGGCACAAAATGAGTATGGAGTAAGCTATTATTTTTTGCTACGGCAAATAATTTGGTTAACTGTTGGTTGGCTAGGATTTTTATTTACTGCTAATTTTAATTATAAAAAATATAGGGAAATAACAAAATATTTGTATGTTGCAGGTGCTTTTTCACTTGTGATGGTTCTAGTAATAGGGAAAACTGTAAATGGTGCCAAGCGTTGGGTTGATCTTGGAATGGGTGTTGTTATTCAGCCTTCAGAATTTGTAAAATTGATATTAATTATCGTTCTTTCGACTCTTGTGTATAATCTTAAAATACAAAATAAAATAAGTAAATATCCTTGGCTATCAAGTATCGTTATAATGGGAACCACAGGAATTTATATGTTTCTTATTTTTTTTGAAAAATCATTTAGTAATACAGTACAAATTGCAATAATCGGAATGACTTATTTATTCGTTTCAGAATTAAAATTTTCGATAATTGCACTTTATACGGCATTAGGTGGAATTTTAGGATGGTTTGGGATAATGAAAGTTGGTTATAGGGCAAGCAGGATTGCAGCCCATGCTTCTAAAGATGTTGGATTTCAGACAACGCAGTCATTGATAGCAATAGCTAATGGCAAAATTTTTGGAAAATTCTATGGAAATGGATTTCAGAAATATGGATTTTTACCTGAAATACATACAGATTATATTTTTGCAGGGTATGCTGAAGAAAATGGATTTTTAGGGGTAGTATTTTTGCTTGGATTGTATGCGGCGTTGCTAATTATAATAGGAATTACTCTAAAAAAAATAAAAGACTTATATGCAAAATATCTTTTAGCTGGGATTTTTATAACAATTGCAACACAGGTAATTGGAAATGTGGCGGTTGCAAGTAAAATTATGCCTTCTACAGGAATTCCACTTCCAATGATGAGCTATGGAGGAAGTACAATGATTGGAATGATGATGATATTAGGTGTTGTTTATAATATAATAAGAACATTGTATAAGCAGGAGATGGGAAGCCAGTTGGATGAACTAAATGAAATTGATTATATGATGTAA
- the murD gene encoding UDP-N-acetylmuramoyl-L-alanine--D-glutamate ligase, with protein MDKKGIVFGAGLSGLGAKELLEKNEYKVYLIDDKAAMPSEEGIRLLNEEEIEFVVKSPGIPWKAELLKVAKEKNVKVISEIDLAYKYVDKNIKIISFTGTNGKTTTSTKMAELLNFAGFRAKLAGNAGFSFAKLVADEEELDYIVLELSSYQLENNPQIHSNIAGIINLTPDHLTRYNSVEDYYITKFAIFDKQTENDFALINLDDEIFAKLYERSELKKKIKAQKIYLSTKAKGNVFVYENNIRIIKDLNKRIDEIQNFSEKIDEISEILMKTDELSLKGRHNLENMLFLISSAKILNVENEKLVKFLKSTTALEHRLENFFVKENTTFINDSKGTNVESTLKAIDSFNNSIIMILGGDDKKIDNMPLIERVKEKVDFVYLIGDNAQILIDDMEKVGYKNYKNLETVENVLNYLKEKVDFSKDQTVLFSPATSSFCQFKSFEHRGKVFKELTEKIIGK; from the coding sequence ATGGATAAAAAAGGTATTGTATTCGGCGCTGGGTTAAGTGGACTTGGTGCAAAGGAATTACTGGAAAAAAATGAATATAAAGTATATTTAATAGATGATAAGGCTGCAATGCCATCAGAAGAAGGAATTAGGCTTTTGAATGAAGAGGAAATTGAATTTGTTGTGAAAAGTCCTGGAATTCCTTGGAAGGCAGAACTTTTAAAGGTTGCGAAGGAAAAAAATGTTAAAGTTATTTCAGAAATAGATTTGGCTTATAAATATGTGGATAAAAATATAAAAATTATTTCATTTACTGGAACAAATGGGAAAACTACCACATCTACTAAAATGGCAGAATTACTTAACTTTGCTGGATTTCGTGCAAAACTTGCCGGGAATGCGGGTTTTTCATTTGCAAAGCTGGTGGCTGATGAGGAAGAACTGGATTATATTGTGTTGGAGCTTAGCAGCTACCAATTGGAAAATAATCCGCAAATTCATTCAAATATTGCTGGAATAATTAATTTGACACCAGATCATTTAACAAGATATAATTCAGTTGAGGATTATTATATTACAAAATTTGCGATTTTTGATAAGCAGACAGAAAATGACTTTGCATTGATTAATCTGGATGACGAAATTTTTGCAAAATTGTATGAAAGAAGTGAGCTAAAAAAAAAGATAAAGGCTCAAAAGATATATTTGAGTACAAAAGCAAAAGGAAATGTTTTTGTTTATGAAAATAATATTCGTATAATAAAGGATTTGAATAAACGAATTGATGAAATTCAGAATTTTAGTGAAAAAATTGATGAAATTTCAGAAATTTTGATGAAAACGGATGAACTATCATTAAAGGGTAGACATAATTTGGAAAATATGTTATTTTTGATAAGTTCAGCAAAAATATTGAATGTGGAAAATGAAAAATTAGTGAAATTTTTAAAATCGACAACTGCGCTTGAGCATAGACTGGAAAACTTTTTTGTAAAAGAAAATACGACGTTTATCAATGACTCTAAGGGTACAAATGTAGAATCAACATTAAAGGCGATTGATTCGTTTAATAATTCTATTATTATGATTTTAGGAGGAGATGATAAGAAAATTGATAATATGCCTTTGATTGAAAGAGTTAAGGAAAAGGTTGATTTTGTTTATCTGATTGGGGATAATGCTCAGATTTTGATTGATGATATGGAAAAAGTCGGATATAAAAATTATAAAAATTTGGAAACAGTTGAAAATGTGTTGAATTATTTGAAGGAAAAAGTGGATTTCTCAAAAGATCAGACAGTATTGTTTTCACCTGCAACATCTAGTTTTTGTCAATTTAAAAGTTTTGAGCACAGAGGAAAAGTGTTTAAGGAATTGACGGAAAAAATTATTGGAAAATAG
- the mraY gene encoding phospho-N-acetylmuramoyl-pentapeptide-transferase, translating into MLYLLQGLFINNWGVLRIFKSIMLRASVAFMIAFLFMLIFGKPFITWLKKKKYGDTAREEGPKSHFDKSGTPTMGGILIIGAILFATAVAGNFTNKFIIFLFIITILFTTIGFYDDYLKLTRHKNGLSGKKKILGQMIITALTFWFVYKYGLVNKTIDFSIINPIIKNSYIYITPILFFVFIAFVIIGSSNAVNLTDGLDGLVSGPIIVVSITLLIITYLTGNVKYARYLNLYYVPQAAEIIVYLAAVIGALIGFLWYNFYPAQVFMGDTGSLTLGGILGIVVIFIKQELLLPIAGFIFIMEALSVMIQVWHFKTFGKRVFKMAPIHHHFELLGLPETKVTIRFWIVSIMTCLLTFVILKLR; encoded by the coding sequence ATGTTATATTTATTACAAGGTTTATTTATAAACAACTGGGGAGTTTTACGTATTTTTAAATCAATAATGTTAAGAGCCTCTGTAGCATTTATGATCGCATTTTTATTTATGCTAATTTTTGGAAAACCGTTTATTACTTGGCTAAAAAAGAAAAAATATGGAGATACGGCAAGAGAAGAGGGGCCTAAATCACATTTTGATAAATCTGGAACACCTACAATGGGAGGAATTTTAATAATTGGAGCAATTCTATTTGCAACTGCCGTCGCTGGAAATTTTACAAATAAATTTATTATATTTTTATTTATAATTACAATTTTATTTACAACAATAGGATTCTATGATGATTATTTAAAATTAACAAGACATAAAAATGGGCTTTCTGGAAAGAAAAAAATATTGGGACAAATGATAATTACAGCATTAACATTTTGGTTTGTTTATAAATATGGACTTGTCAATAAAACGATTGATTTTTCAATAATTAATCCAATAATAAAAAATTCTTATATTTATATAACACCAATTTTATTTTTTGTATTTATAGCTTTTGTGATAATTGGATCTTCAAATGCTGTAAATTTAACAGATGGATTAGATGGTCTTGTAAGTGGACCTATAATTGTAGTAAGTATTACGCTTTTAATCATAACTTACTTAACTGGGAATGTAAAATATGCAAGATACTTAAATCTTTATTACGTTCCACAAGCGGCTGAAATAATAGTTTATCTTGCTGCAGTAATTGGAGCATTAATTGGATTTTTATGGTATAATTTTTATCCAGCGCAAGTATTTATGGGAGATACAGGATCTTTGACATTGGGAGGAATTTTAGGAATTGTAGTCATTTTTATAAAACAGGAATTACTGCTTCCAATCGCAGGTTTTATATTTATTATGGAAGCATTGTCGGTTATGATCCAAGTTTGGCACTTTAAAACTTTTGGAAAAAGAGTGTTTAAAATGGCACCGATTCATCATCACTTTGAATTGCTAGGATTGCCTGAAACTAAAGTTACAATAAGATTTTGGATTGTTTCGATAATGACTTGTTTATTGACATTTGTAATCTTGAAATTAAGATAA